GAGGTCAGACTTTGATGAAAACCTGCTATGGTTTCtctctaaaataaataacattttgcatgtttagtcattttaatatatattttatttataatatttttcaatattttattacacacacacacacacacacacacacacacacacacacacacacacacacacacacacacatatatatatatatatatatatatatatatatatatatatatatattggtcatACTTatgcacatatatacacatttttttttattctgccagTTTTCATAACACCTTTTCCCTTCAGCATCTGTCCTCATTACTCTCAATCAAGAATGCAATTAGGAGAATGTTTTATGTATTACTGTTAAAATTACTTCATATATTAATCTGCAATAATGCACCGCACGTTTTCACCATCAGACTGACCAAGATGGAGTACTGATGGTATAACAAGTGAAAATGAAAGCCACAGTTCACCGAAGAATTTAAACTTTgccgtcatttactcaccctcatgtttttccaatcctgtaggagtttctttcttctgcagagcaCAAAACGATCATTTGAAGAATCTTAGTACCAAACAGTTTCTTTTACCCACTGGCTCCCATAGTAAGTCAATGGCTCCCTGAAACATTTATACaacaaattatcttcttttgtgttaaacAGACGAAAGAAATACAGggttgaaacaacatgagggtgagtaaatgatgacaaatggttcatttttgggtgacctatccctttaagataaCTACTTAAATAACACAGTCTTGTCTTGCCCTGATTGTCTCTCACTGAAAGTGTCACAATAAATTAGCTTTCCTTCAGGCAAGATCGACGTGCATGTGCATCTTAGTATGGTATTGTTTACCACACTTGACATGCTACATAAGCTGTTGAAAAGTGACACTGACCGCACATGCCTTCTACAAGTGACAAACTCTCACAGACAAGCTTGAGCGTGTTATGTGATCTGAAGGACTTGTTTAATTTGAAGAGGAATTATCATTGAGGATTGCTGTTATGCAGTAACTCAACTGTATAATGGTCAAagcaaaaaagaacaaaacaacctATTAAATGTACTCttctattcacagttttattttCCTCAGTAGAAACATCTCCAACACCGTCGGCCAGTAACTGCACGTGTGAGCTCGGCCATGGAAAGTGTGCTGAAACCGGTGACTGCAGGTGAGTGGGTTCATGAGAGTGAAATATGGGCTCGTGTGGCTCTCAGGCGTTATGTTGTTGAAGTATATCTGACCTGTGCAAGCCTGTTCCCGCTCACTACTATTGCAGAAGAACACTGTAAACAGGTTAACAATACAATGGTATGCAGGGCTAACTCTTGCCTCCGTGTGGCAGGTGTGATCCGGGATGGGGTGGACCACGGTGTGAAGACTGTGTGCGAATGCCAGGATGTGTCCATGGCACCTGCTATCAGCCCTGGCAATGCACATGTATGGACGGGTGGACGGGACGATTCTGTGATAAAGGTGATTCATCTTTGTAGATTAACCTGACAGCGCTGATTATTCTGTTACAGAAATGCAATATGATTTCCATGTATTTAAACATATACCCAAGAAATAAATGAAAGGGCATGAAAAAGGCTAGTCACAACCAAGGCTCTTTGGGAATAcgcaacatttctgcaaaatctgaaatatgttttttctgGGTACATTTTGCTGCACTTGTCAATTGGCACGTCCACAAAAGACCATAAACTATATAAACTTTTCTCCATTTTAGATGTGggttaacaaaagcaaatgtaagatacagtaaaaatgcatttgcttaaGCAACTTATACAAGACTTGAAGCTCTTTTGTGGAGTGTTGTGATTAATTTTTCACAGAACTTGCACCGATGTGCTGTACTAGGTGAGCtatcgagcaagtttactatgtcagaaaaCCATACTTATGGAGCTGATTATGtgacacaaacattaaaatgtatttgcttaCACAACACGCTGGGAAAAGTGTGTTAAGGtaatcacaaattattattttattcattgataAATTCCCCTGTAatcatttgtgtgaaaaggaataaaagttgttggtgttttattgCCACTAGTGTTCATTTAACCTGGAAACTGCAGAGAAATTTCGAACCCATTTTTCAGATATGTAGCCGGAGTCACTCATTTACATTGAGCATGGGTtggttatttttgtattatttagttttagtaattttgctttatattagttttcatatttctgtttttaatttaaattgaaatatataaatacaatttaaccatattttttcatttcagttgtaATTGgttcttaaacattttattttcaggttttattgttttaagtttCAGATTCTGCAACAGAGGTGATTTATTATTCATGACCTTAAGTAGCAAACGCTTTAATAGATCGAAATAACAGCGCTGACTTGTTTCTGCAGATATTTACGTGTGCTCCAGAGAGCAGCCGTGTCAGAATGGGGCTACTTGCGTCTTGAATGACTCTGGGGATTACAGCTGTTTATGTCCTGAAGGCTTTCATGGGCGGGACTGTGAACTGAAAACTGGACCATGCCAAAAGACCAAGTAAGTGTTTTCCCCCCTTTTCCATTTGTAAtgtaaatgcatgtgttgtgtgttcaAAAACTCACCTGCCAATCATCACAATGCTGTGGAAGAACAGAGCGAGCCATTTTTAGCAGGACTTTCTGATTATACCATTACAATGAACGGTTTTGTGTAAGATCAGTGAGTAGTGTTTTGTTCATGATTTGACCTCCAAGTAAACATTTTGTTAAGCTGTGATCCTTAGTCTATTAGCACACAAGCCCAGACACACACAGGCAGCACAAAAGCCTGGTCAATTTGCAGCCTCCAGAGTGCAATCATGTAATTCAATGGGCTCATTACTGGCCCTGTAAGAGACTGCTAATACTGAAACGCTGCAGCTCGGCCCCCGCTGTTCTACCCATGAAGACCAAAACAAACTGACCGAGAGGTTTCCAGGGAAACCATGCTGCAGGACTGGACCAGTTGCTGCACAGTTTTAGAGAAGACAAATTATTActtgaaatattacagtatatggtTTAGCCTGTAAACACacattttataacaataataataataataatagcaaactttattttatataatgccCTTAAAAGTAGCATCTCAAAGCGCTTgacatgcatataaaaaatatgaagttaaaatatacacacaataatacaagccaatataataaaaaaacaaaggaatCACATAAAAGCTACCcttaaaaagtaaattttaaggGAAGATTTAAAAAACACTAAGGGATTCTGCATTTCAAATCTCAGAGGGAAGGAAATTCCTGCCTAAGGAGCCAAAAAAAGAGAAAGCCCGGTCACCCATAGTTTGTTTGAACAGTTAAAAGACCAGCTTCAGAAGAGCATAGAACATGTGCACGGGTGTAGGGGGTTAAAAGTTCACACCGATATTAAGGAGCCAAATTATTCAATGGCTAATAAGTGagaataagaattttaaaatcaatgcgAAGACTAACAGGAACCCAGTGCAATTTTTCCAAGATGGGTGTGATGTGCTCCCTTGCACTCGTCCTTGTTCTAGAATTCCAGAGTTTTGTACTAACTGTAACTGTGTCTAACTGTGGAAACTCCAGCCAGCCAAGCATTACAATAATCGATACGCGTAACAATTAGTGTTGATTAACTTTTCAGCCAAAGAGAAATTCAACATGGGAGGTAATTGGGCAGTTAGTTTAATATTAAAGCAGATTCATCCACACAGTTACGGACTCTGCTTTGCGCAACTGGTGAGGTAAACCAATAAGCATCACTTCAGTCTTGTCACCGTTTAGACAGAAAATTTTCAGACAGCCATTTTTTTATCTCAGTAAAACATTGAGAAAGAAAAGACATAGGCATATTGACATCAGGTTTTAAATGTATGTAGATATGAGTGTCATTGGCATAAAAGTGAAAGTTAGGACCAAGTGTTCTTAAAAGTTGGccaaaaggaaaaatgtaaatattaaaaggtAAAGGGCCCCAAAACTGATCCTTGGGGAACACCCAGAGAGCAGCACACCGCCCTCAGACTTGCAATCACCCATCACAACAAACTGCTTGTGATCAGCAGGGTAGGACTTATGACTTGTGATGTGGATGTGGATGTTTTTCACGTCAAAGGTTTTAAATGCAGATACAACTAAGTAAAAAAGCCATTCACAGGACTGGTTCACCTCTAAAGTGTAAATCTTGTGACTCTTTGGAAGAACAGTTTGCTTGAGAGTTTTGACCTGCTCAACATGGCTTTACCTTAGGGCGAACTCGAACTGAGTGTCCGACCAATGTCAATATAACAGGAAATCATAAGGATTTTAACCATTGTGATTCCAGTACTGAGTCCTTAATAGTTTCATtaagatttttagtttttttttgtacttttgaggaagaaatatttagagaaaataatcagattttacaTCACTCAGCAgtctatacatttaaaatacatgtaatacAGTTCTTTCAGATGGTGTTTATATAGGCATATTGACAATAATTTTTAGCTCAGTGAGTCTTTTTAATTTAGTAACCACTCTTATTGATTCAGTGCTTTTCATTTACTAAAAATTCCacataatttataattgtattatgtaCTTGGCAGCAGGGACTTAaaaggatactccaccccaaaatgaaaattttgtcatttaatcctgtaaaagcttagtttgtcttcagaacagaatttaagatattttggatgaaaactgggaggcttgtgactgtcccatagactgccaagtgaATAACACTgtaaaggtccagaaaagtatgaaaaacattgtcagaatagtccatctgccatcagacttTCAATCATTACTTTATGAAGCgaccagaacactttttgtaagcaaacaaaacaaaaataacaactttattcagcaattcCTTTGTCAAAAGTTTCCTCTGTCTCTCCATATCACCATATGCTGCGTATGATCTTCTGTATCATCagtgccacaaggatgcgctgttttctttcaaatcaaagcaaaaaTACACGTAGAAAATGCGCATCCTTGTGGCccgagtatccctttaagtccaAAAATACTTCCTGATGTATATGCATATCTGAAGGCAAAGCATTTGAAAGTATACTCCTTCGTGACCAAACTCAGGCGGTTGCAATATAAACACTACAAACTTTAATCTCTATACTAGTTTTGGTACCCTTTTAGTTGCGGGCAAGTGTTAAtctagtcacaaaaaaaaaaaaaataaataaaaccagtaTTTTGTCGTCACAGCCTCCAAAAGTTTGATGTTGTTCCATCtcttcaattcaagtttatttgtatatcgctttttaagatacaaatcattgcaaagaaactttacagaaaattaagtttctacaatatttattagtagtTTGTCAgaggtgactgtcagtttatgtgcatatgacagaaattttcagaaaatgtatacaagacTTAGTCatccagatgatgaacactattaacagcaatgattaaattatgcaatcacacttgtagcaatatttggtcTTTAGCCAATTAGTGGAAAACAATCAAGGTGCATGTGCATGCAAGGTGCATGACTTATATGCGTAAGTGTATACTATGCTGATGATGTAATTTGTGTCATAATCACTGCATGCACACCTGTGTACATATAAAAACCTAAGTATACTTTGGCCTTTATGTTGCATTCAAAATATACAATCCATCAATTTATGAATTTTTCCATTCTAAAGAAGGGGGTGTCCCAATACAATTCATTGGTGTTTGGTGATGGGTTTTTGCTCAAGATCTTcatttaaagtcacaccagaggtgttcagcTGGGATTAGGACTTAGCTTTCTGCAGActagtcaagttcttccacactaactgaatcaaatcaaattttaacCTTGCCTTATACACAGAGGCACTGTCATGTTAGAATAGCAAAGGGTCCTGTCCAGACTATTGCTATGCGATTGTATTGTTTAAACATTAAGGTTTGTACTCATGGCAATTACTAAAGTAGCCAAACCTGTTAATTAGAATGCGATGTTCCAATCTGTTTGGCAAAACAGTGTATTTTCAATTTTTATGTTTACTGCGTCAGGTCCCCCTGCAAAAATGGTGGTCTCTGTGAGGATCTGGGTGGTTATGCTCCAAAACTGTCTTGTCGATGCCTGGCTGGCTTCACGGGGCCCCGCTGTGAGACCAACATGGATGACTGCCTGATGCGCCCCTGTGCCAACGGCGCCACCTGTTTGGATGGCGTGAACCGTTTTTCCTGTCTGTGCCCTGCGGGTTTCACCGGCCGTTTCTGCACCATAAACCTGGACGACTGCGCCAGCCAGCCCTGCCTCAACGGAGGACGCTGTATAGACCGAGTCTCCACCTTCCAGTGCTTCTGCTCTCCAGGGTTCACTGGAAGAACTTGCGAGATTCCCGTGTGGGAGTCAGGATCTCAAGCAGTGTCTCCATTCAGGGGCGAAGGAGATATAGTTATGCTGAGCAAACCTGCCCCAGTCAATCGGTCCCATGGGACCACTCCTAGTGAGCATGAAAGACGCCAGTTAAAAATCTCAGTGGTGACTCAGCATGGGGCAGAAGGGCTGTCAGAGCTGCAGCTCATCATCTTGCTGGTTTTGGGGGGCATGACTTTGGCCATGGTGGCACTAACAGCTGGTCTGGTGCTGCGCGGACATTGCCAGGACCGATCGGCTCGCTGTCAGTGCAGACCGGCCCCCGCTCATCATCGCCCATTCCACCGATGCCGAACAAACTCTGTGCCTGCACAACAGGAATGCAAGATCAGCTTCCTCCAGTCTCCGGCTCCAGCTGAGCTTGAGAAGAAGAGGCTGAACACAGACATCATTTAGCCACAGAAATCATGCAGCTGCTCTTGTTGAAGTAAAAGACCACTTCTGACCTCTCAAAAGATAAAGACGGTACTCATTAATCTGAGAGTTGGTCGCTAAGAAGCAGGTGGTCATATCCAAAGGATAACACCGAAATAAAGAACCAAttagttaatgttattttattaaagatgCCACAAGTGAGGCATGAACTGCTGAGGGAACATTAGGTCAGTgagagtcaacatgaaatcaataaTACCCGTACCTGGTTTTGGAAAAATTTTCTAAAGATAAAAGAGATGCTTGTCTTTgtaatatttcatcaaaaatgtacTTACtctgcatctgaaaaaaaaaaaactttcaccaaGCATTACTTTTGCTGGAAAACCTGAACCACGGAGAGTCAGAATCTATTTCCTCACCCAATTTTTaggggtttatttttttatatgaaatgaaaacttttttttttcctggtattTTATTTTGGTCTTTAACCTTTTTTCCTCAAAGGCACCATAACAGAAAAATGCTTTCTAGCTAACAGTAATCATGTAACTTTGGTCACCAGGTGCTAAcatttttaacactgaaaaaaaaagttaacattacAGTAAGGTTGCTTACAGACTAACGGGGAAAatttttctgaacattttttttaaagggatagattCTTAACTCAAagcgttgcagtctatcagtttTATAATGGCAGTCAATGGGCTGCATGGctttgagaataaaaaataaataaaaataccaaacCATACCAAATGAAACCCTGCGCTCTTAAGTCACAAAACAACaggtatttatatcattttttgaTGCACCGCAATGTCCAACTGTCCTGAGCGCATTCACAACATCTGGTGCGTGACGTCAAATAAATTTGATAACTCCACGTTGTCTGATGATGTATCAAAATCTTCTTCCATTGTGATGATCTGTACTTCTTTagatatataataatttacaatatataaaatatattcagatcaTTGCAGTGCCAGTGAACACGTCCGCAATCCTCTGCACTGTGTAAGTATATGCGCGACAGATCGCTTCTGCACATGCGCCTACTATCATAGATATGTATAGAGGCCCTTTTCGACCACCCAGATATGTTGACGCATCCGCCATTTTGGACCGTATCGTGGCCCATAGACACAGTCACTAATGAGGCACCTACTTATATCCGTCTACTATGCCAGAGCACGTACACGCGTCACATGCCAGATGTTGTGAACGCACTCAAGATAGTGGGACATTGCGGTGCATCAACGgtaaaaaacgatataaatactgttcagtttctagCACAGACTGATCGGTTCATGTCTTAAGACCTCGACGTATCGTCACGAGCCGCTGTGTTTAATTCGGTTTTgtctgtgaatatttttttactcTCAAGTCCATGCAGCCtaattataagactgatagattTCTGCAACAGTTGAAGTTAAAAATCTtcgtttgtgttctactgaagaagcagtcacctacatcttggctGTGAACAGATAAacatcagattttcatttttgggtgaaccatccctttaatgttcatttcaacattagtaattaaattcaaaatatctgttaatattatttaatatgcctAAGCTAACCTGAACTATATTTTAACaacaactaagattaataaataaatgtaaaaaatatctaaTTGATAGTAACTTTAAGTAAATGCATTAGGTATTGTCAACTAATGGGGTCTTTAGTGTAAggttttacaaaatataaataaaattataaaaataaacaaatcaagagAATTATTATAGAGGAAACAGACTTTCTCGGGGCTTCAGGGCTTTCTTGATTTCCATTTGGAGAGCACTTTCCAATACTCAGTTGGTTGAAAATTGATCAACTTTAATCACACGTTACTCTttctcattttaatatattgtatcaGCAGGGAATACAGTATGACCCATTATGAAGGTAAGGTGGGTTGCAGATGCTGTATCATATTGACTTCAAGGTACACACAGCCGGAGAGCTTCTGTATTTGTTGATATGACGTCTGTACTCAGAGTAAACAGTAGCACTAATGGACTGCATGTCAAATAAAGGGAAGCACTGAACCACTCAAATATATCAAACTTCCATCGTGTGTTACTTTAGTACTGTATGTATACAATTAAGCCATATTACTAAAAGAGCTTTTAATTTCAGGTTTGTGTGTAGCCATTTTCGCCAAGTGttcaaactgtaaaatatttcaatgtgaGTATATGCTAAGTAAGTTTTATTCTTTGAGTACTtgctttatgatttttttttttaaatgaaaatgcaatgtttaacatatttaacattaCAGTGATGCTTTTTTAAGCAGTATAGTGAGATGAATTTCATGCGATGATTTTTGTGATAGATAATTATACAATAACAACAGTATCCTTAcgtgtaaatataatttatgtaatttattgttgaaatgtatatttgttttttattgtaatgtgtatttttatacagATCCTTGTGTATTAAAGTTTTTAACTGTGTAATAGCTGAACACCATGTCTAAAACAATGCCATGATTAAATTTACTTTATGCAACACACTACATCCCTTTTAGCCCTGAATCACATAATGAAGACATAAACAGTGCCATAATGCATACTGACAGTTTTGAGCcccgaaaaaagaaagaaaacgttTGGCTTTGTCTTGTGACATTCTGAACTTGTGAATTTAATTAACCTACTTTATCTGTGCACTCTGAATACTGTAGTAAAAAGACATCAAGTGACCCCTGGTGGACAATTCAAAACAATGACAGTATGTGGATCTCAACCTTTTTTCTGGATACTCCCAACAGTGTGATATTTATGCACCATCATTGATTAACAGTATATAACCCAGTGTAACACCGGTGTTTAgctgaaaaacatttattcacaaGTAAGTAGCAATACACCACTTAATTTCCAAGTCCTACTGACTTTCTAAAATGAGAGGAGAAGCATACAGAAGTTGTGCTTATCTGTTATGATTTGCTGAAATATGCTCTTCAATTCTTGGCGATAGAATCAAAATATTTCTCCAAGATCCTCTCGACTTCATCCTCTGTGTAGTCCTGGACTTGGAAGAGAGAGTTTGTGGACGCTCCTCTGATCATGGCAGACAGCactggagggagggagggagggagggagggagatgAATAATACTGTATCTAGGTGGATATCTGTCTAAACACCTGCcgtgaatctcatgaaacctgTCAAAACCAGTGTCACGTGTGAAAGTCTTCATACCTTTTCCAGAAGAAGGTCTGAAGAGACAGAAAACCCTTTTGTTGAGTGCCACAGCTCGGCCGAGCTCATACCCCACTCCTAAAGACGGCTGTGTCACCTCCGCTACGATCACTGAGACGAGACCGAAAACAACACTGATACAACAGAACCAAGACAGTCAAGAGCAACTAAGGACCAGGTTAATGCTAAAAGGTTTCAAGTAAAAGACCTTCTATTGTAATTGTAAATCCTTCTTTAAGTTttggaatgtttattttttatgtaaatgtaagaaTACATAATTGCATTAGATGTTTTGAACATTCATAGTTTATCTTGTTAAGACACATTACCTGGAGATATAGAGAGAGACAACTCATATTTATATGCAAGTAGTTTGTCATAAAGACCTCACTGATTCTCAATGAAACAGAAATTCATATGACTTTTTGGCCATATACATATCAGCTCAGATGGGGCCTctaaattaaaagttatttacttgttttagttgtatttatttttatttatttacttattttagtgtacttatgaacattatatatatatatatatttttttttttttctttcttaatttgttttatgcataagtgttttgtatcatatttgatacataggGATTTTATGGTCAATATAGTATGGAATGAAATACATTTGGACTATTTCATGGCAGGGTAAATTATCAACATCAATGCACTTTGCCTCtttaaattacagtatataaaatatgaatctcACAATGGTGGTTTTAATATGCTACAGTGACCCATGAAGTACTT
The Carassius auratus strain Wakin chromosome 38, ASM336829v1, whole genome shotgun sequence genome window above contains:
- the LOC113057266 gene encoding protein delta homolog 2-like isoform X1 gives rise to the protein MRLTVVLLLCGCCMLLQHNCEAQVLFSSVETSPTPSASNCTCELGHGKCAETGDCRCDPGWGGPRCEDCVRMPGCVHGTCYQPWQCTCMDGWTGRFCDKDIYVCSREQPCQNGATCVLNDSGDYSCLCPEGFHGRDCELKTGPCQKTKSPCKNGGLCEDLGGYAPKLSCRCLAGFTGPRCETNMDDCLMRPCANGATCLDGVNRFSCLCPAGFTGRFCTINLDDCASQPCLNGGRCIDRVSTFQCFCSPGFTGRTCEIPVWESGSQAVSPFRGEGDIVMLSKPAPVNRSHGTTPSEHERRQLKISVVTQHGAEGLSELQLIILLVLGGMTLAMVALTAGLVLRGHCQDRSARCQCRPAPAHHRPFHRCRTNSVPAQQECKISFLQSPAPAELEKKRLNTDII
- the LOC113057266 gene encoding protein delta homolog 2-like isoform X2; the encoded protein is MRLTVVLLLCGCCMLLQHNCEAQVETSPTPSASNCTCELGHGKCAETGDCRCDPGWGGPRCEDCVRMPGCVHGTCYQPWQCTCMDGWTGRFCDKDIYVCSREQPCQNGATCVLNDSGDYSCLCPEGFHGRDCELKTGPCQKTKSPCKNGGLCEDLGGYAPKLSCRCLAGFTGPRCETNMDDCLMRPCANGATCLDGVNRFSCLCPAGFTGRFCTINLDDCASQPCLNGGRCIDRVSTFQCFCSPGFTGRTCEIPVWESGSQAVSPFRGEGDIVMLSKPAPVNRSHGTTPSEHERRQLKISVVTQHGAEGLSELQLIILLVLGGMTLAMVALTAGLVLRGHCQDRSARCQCRPAPAHHRPFHRCRTNSVPAQQECKISFLQSPAPAELEKKRLNTDII
- the LOC113057266 gene encoding protein delta homolog 2-like isoform X3; translated protein: MRLTVVLLLCGCCMLLQHNCEAQETSPTPSASNCTCELGHGKCAETGDCRCDPGWGGPRCEDCVRMPGCVHGTCYQPWQCTCMDGWTGRFCDKDIYVCSREQPCQNGATCVLNDSGDYSCLCPEGFHGRDCELKTGPCQKTKSPCKNGGLCEDLGGYAPKLSCRCLAGFTGPRCETNMDDCLMRPCANGATCLDGVNRFSCLCPAGFTGRFCTINLDDCASQPCLNGGRCIDRVSTFQCFCSPGFTGRTCEIPVWESGSQAVSPFRGEGDIVMLSKPAPVNRSHGTTPSEHERRQLKISVVTQHGAEGLSELQLIILLVLGGMTLAMVALTAGLVLRGHCQDRSARCQCRPAPAHHRPFHRCRTNSVPAQQECKISFLQSPAPAELEKKRLNTDII
- the dnph1 gene encoding 5-hydroxymethyl-dUMP N-hydrolase, translating into MNIYFCGSIRGGRQDVNIYQRIVKKLQQYGTVLTEHVSSGSLSEKGEDAALDGDKAIHDRDVEWLMKSDVIVAEVTQPSLGVGYELGRAVALNKRVFCLFRPSSGKVLSAMIRGASTNSLFQVQDYTEDEVERILEKYFDSIAKN